In Vibrio atlanticus, the following proteins share a genomic window:
- a CDS encoding efflux RND transporter periplasmic adaptor subunit, whose protein sequence is MKTISKAIGLSCLALLTACKDKGVTEVEKLPLVKAIEISVLDFNDKLYFPAVANAAEKAHLSFRVAGEIFKLDVKEGERVSKGNIIAELDPTDYQLDVDNAQARYTVINSQYRRSSPLVKKGLLAKSQFDEIAAQRQIAYAELELAKLRLSFTKLRAPVDGIISRVSVDQYENIQVGQQIVNIHSVEDVEVVIQLPDQIYVNQPNEATISNIEAVVRVPSGNEYSAGIKEFTTEPDPNTGTFTVTLALPMPEGDLILDGMAVEVTSNGRDIGLKLKAGVLIPIEAVFNADGDELTRQNSYVWILNGDNTVSKQQVVLGKANQKTLQIIKGLEMGQHVVVAGVSRLRDGMTVEVLSQETNNE, encoded by the coding sequence ATGAAGACAATATCAAAAGCCATTGGCCTATCATGTTTGGCGTTGTTGACAGCCTGTAAAGACAAAGGTGTCACTGAAGTCGAAAAGCTTCCTCTTGTTAAAGCCATTGAAATCTCCGTCTTAGACTTTAACGATAAACTCTATTTTCCAGCAGTGGCTAATGCAGCTGAGAAAGCGCACCTAAGTTTCCGTGTCGCTGGTGAGATTTTTAAACTTGATGTGAAAGAAGGTGAACGTGTTTCCAAAGGGAACATCATTGCCGAGCTTGACCCAACCGATTATCAATTGGATGTGGACAATGCTCAAGCGCGTTACACGGTAATTAACAGTCAATACCGACGTTCGAGTCCGCTAGTGAAAAAAGGCTTATTGGCTAAGTCGCAATTCGATGAAATTGCCGCTCAACGCCAGATTGCTTATGCCGAGTTAGAATTGGCAAAACTGCGTTTGTCATTTACTAAGCTTCGCGCACCGGTTGATGGAATTATCTCTCGTGTCAGTGTTGATCAATACGAAAATATTCAGGTTGGCCAACAGATTGTGAATATTCACAGTGTTGAGGATGTTGAAGTTGTTATCCAATTGCCTGACCAAATCTATGTAAATCAACCAAATGAAGCGACTATCTCGAATATTGAGGCAGTAGTTAGAGTTCCAAGTGGGAATGAATACAGTGCGGGGATAAAAGAGTTTACGACTGAACCCGATCCAAACACAGGTACATTTACCGTCACGCTTGCTTTGCCTATGCCAGAAGGTGATTTGATTCTTGACGGTATGGCCGTTGAGGTCACGTCAAATGGGCGTGATATCGGGTTGAAATTAAAAGCCGGTGTACTTATTCCTATTGAGGCTGTGTTCAATGCCGATGGGGATGAGTTAACTCGTCAAAACTCTTACGTGTGGATTCTTAATGGCGACAATACAGTATCTAAACAGCAAGTCGTATTAGGCAAAGCGAATCAGAAAACATTGCAGATAATTAAAGGATTAGAAATGGGGCAGCATGTCGTTGTTGCAGGCGTATCGCGATTGCGAGATGGGATGACAGTGGAAGTATTGTCTCAGGAGACGAACAATGAGTGA